The Zymobacter palmae DNA window AAATGGCCTCGCAGCAACCGTTTCGCTATTCCTCGTACTGACCGTAACTTTCCGGCGCCAGATCCTCAAAGCGTGTGTACTTACCGATGAAGGCCATGTGCACTGTGCCGATAGGCCCGTTACGCTGCTTACCGATGATCAGCTCAGCCAACCCTTTGTTATCAGGGTTATCGCGATTATAGACTTCATCACGGTAGACGAAGGCAATAACGTCCGCGTCCTGCTCGATTGCCCCAGATTCACGCAAGTCCGACATAACAGGACGCTTATTGGGGCGCTGCTCAAGCGAGCGGTTCAGCTGCGACAGCGCGACGACCGGACACTGGAACTCCTTCGCCATCCCTTTAAGCGAGCGAGATATCTCAGAGATCTCAGCCGTACGGTTGTCGGACATGCCCGGCACCTGCATCAGCTGAAGATAGTCGATCATGATGATGCCGATCTCGCCCGCTTCACGCATCAGACGACGAATACGCGCACGCATCTCGCTGGGCGACAGTGCAGGCGTATCGTCAACGTACAGCTTGCGATCCTTGAGCAGGTTCACCGCAGAAGTGAGACGTGGCCAATCCTCATCTTCCAGCTGCCCCGTACGCATACGCGTCTGGTCGATGCGTCCCAGAGACGACACCATACGAATCATCAGCTGCTCTGCAGGCATCTCCATTGAGAAGACGACCGCTGCCTTTTCGCTGCTGACGACAGCGTGCTCGACAAGGTTCATTGCGAAGGTCGTCTTACCCATCGAGGGGCGTCCTGCAACGATGACCAAGTCGGAAGGCTGCAGCCCTGACGTCATCTCATCCAGATCGTGGAAGCCGGTCGACAGCCCTGTCATCTGACCTTTCATGTTATAGAGCTCGTCGATGCGGCTGACGGCCTTGGTCAGCAGCTGCCCCATGTTCTGCGGTCCACCGAACTTGGGACGCGACTCGGAGATCTGGAACACTAGGCGTTCGGCTTCGTTGACCAGTTCGTCAGCAGGACGCCCTTGGGGATTGAAAGCCCCATCTGCGATCTGCCCCGCAGCCTGAATCAGTTTTCGCAGCGTGGCACGCTCACGCACGATATCGGCATATGCCTTGATGTTGCCCGCTGACGGCGTATTACGGGCCAGCTCCGCCAGATAGGCCAGTCCACCTACCTGTTCGAGCTGATCGCGCAGCTCCAGCGCTTCTGACAGCGTGACTACGTCGACCGCACGGCTTTCCTCTGCCAGCTGCTTCATCGCATTGAAGATATGGCGATGCTCGAAACGATAGAAATCATCGCTGACTAGGCGCTCAGAGACGTCATCCCAGGCCGAGTTGTCCAGCATCAGACCGCCGAGAACGGACTGCTCGGCTTCCAGCGAATGCGGCGGCACTTTCAACGCCGCTGTCTGTTCATCATGCTCGATGGCATCAGTCATAGTGATTTCCAACCTTCCCGCAACGCAACAGACATGTCAGGTTCCTCATGATAGCGCAGAGCGGCACGTTGATTGCCGCGGCTCATGAAGAAACGCTGAGCGCAAATCAAGCCGCTACGGCTAGATTCGCACCATATAAAAAAGGCACGCAGCAAAGCAGCGTGCCTTTCCCATCACTGATCGAAACCAGGATGTTGTACTTCAACTTACTCGGCAGTCACGACAACGCGAACGCTGGCGGAAACTTCCGGGTGCAGCTGCAGAGCGATGTCGTACTCGCCAGTCTGACGCAGCGGACCTTCCGGCATACGAACTTCGCTTTTGGCAACGTCGATTCCGGCAGATGCGATGGCATCAGCCAGGTCGCGCGGACCGATGGAACCGAACAGCTTACCTTCGTCACCGGCTTTAGCCACCAGAGACAGTTCGATTTCGCTCAGCTGCTGCGCACGGTTTTCAGCTTCCGCTTTACGCAGTGCAGCCTGGCTTTCGAGCTCAGCGCGACGCGTTTCGAACGCTTCAACGTTTTCCTTGGTTGCCGGTACGGCCAAGCCGTACGGTACCAGGTAGTTACGGCCATAGCCCGATTTAACGGTGACTTTGTCACCCAGATCGCCGAGCTTACCCAGTTTGTCGAGTAGAATGACGTCCATCTCGTTAACCTCTTTAATGTTGACTGCAGGCAAACGACTTCGGATATTCACGAAGTTACGTCTAGCGCGCCTAGCAGCAAAACAATAATGATACCTACTGGATCCAGCCCTTAACGTAGGGGTCAGTGCTGAATCCGCATAACCACAACA harbors:
- the dnaB gene encoding replicative DNA helicase codes for the protein MTDAIEHDEQTAALKVPPHSLEAEQSVLGGLMLDNSAWDDVSERLVSDDFYRFEHRHIFNAMKQLAEESRAVDVVTLSEALELRDQLEQVGGLAYLAELARNTPSAGNIKAYADIVRERATLRKLIQAAGQIADGAFNPQGRPADELVNEAERLVFQISESRPKFGGPQNMGQLLTKAVSRIDELYNMKGQMTGLSTGFHDLDEMTSGLQPSDLVIVAGRPSMGKTTFAMNLVEHAVVSSEKAAVVFSMEMPAEQLMIRMVSSLGRIDQTRMRTGQLEDEDWPRLTSAVNLLKDRKLYVDDTPALSPSEMRARIRRLMREAGEIGIIMIDYLQLMQVPGMSDNRTAEISEISRSLKGMAKEFQCPVVALSQLNRSLEQRPNKRPVMSDLRESGAIEQDADVIAFVYRDEVYNRDNPDNKGLAELIIGKQRNGPIGTVHMAFIGKYTRFEDLAPESYGQYEE
- the rplI gene encoding 50S ribosomal protein L9 encodes the protein MDVILLDKLGKLGDLGDKVTVKSGYGRNYLVPYGLAVPATKENVEAFETRRAELESQAALRKAEAENRAQQLSEIELSLVAKAGDEGKLFGSIGPRDLADAIASAGIDVAKSEVRMPEGPLRQTGEYDIALQLHPEVSASVRVVVTAE